A section of the Lutra lutra chromosome 3, mLutLut1.2, whole genome shotgun sequence genome encodes:
- the LOC125095715 gene encoding transcription factor BTF3-like isoform X2, translated as MKETITNQGKLAKLQAQVRIGGKGNARQKKVVHRTATADDKELQFSIKKLGVNNISRSEEVTMFTNQGTMIHFNNPKVQASLAANTFTITGHAETKQLTEMLPSILNQLVADSLTSLRRLAEALPTQYLVENFDEASKNEAN; from the exons atgaaagaaactatCACCAACCAGGGGAAACTCGCCAAATTGCAAGCACAAGTGCGCATTGGTGGGAAAGGAAATGCTCGCCAAAAGAAGGTGGTTCATAGAACAGCTACAGCAGATGATAAAGAACTTCAGTTCTCCATAAAGAAGTTAGGGGTAAACAATATCTCCCGTTCTGAAGAAGTGACTATgttcacaaaccaaggaacaaTGATCCACTTTAACAACCCCAAAGTTCAGGCATCGCTGGCAGCGAACACTTTCACCATTACAGGCCATGCTGAGACAAAGCAGCTGACAGAAATGCTACCCAGTATCTTAAACCAACTTGTTGCAGACAGTCTGACTAGTTTGAGAAGACTGGCTGAGGCTCTGCCCACACAAT atcttgtggagaattttgatgaagcTTCCAAGAATGAAGCAAACTGA
- the LOC125095715 gene encoding transcription factor BTF3-like isoform X1, translating into MKETITNQGKLAKLQAQVRIGGKGNARQKKVVHRTATADDKELQFSIKKLGVNNISRSEEVTMFTNQGTMIHFNNPKVQASLAANTFTITGHAETKQLTEMLPSILNQLVADSLTSLRRLAEALPTQSVEGKAPLATGEDDDDEVPDLVENFDEASKNEAN; encoded by the coding sequence atgaaagaaactatCACCAACCAGGGGAAACTCGCCAAATTGCAAGCACAAGTGCGCATTGGTGGGAAAGGAAATGCTCGCCAAAAGAAGGTGGTTCATAGAACAGCTACAGCAGATGATAAAGAACTTCAGTTCTCCATAAAGAAGTTAGGGGTAAACAATATCTCCCGTTCTGAAGAAGTGACTATgttcacaaaccaaggaacaaTGATCCACTTTAACAACCCCAAAGTTCAGGCATCGCTGGCAGCGAACACTTTCACCATTACAGGCCATGCTGAGACAAAGCAGCTGACAGAAATGCTACCCAGTATCTTAAACCAACTTGTTGCAGACAGTCTGACTAGTTTGAGAAGACTGGCTGAGGCTCTGCCCACACAATCTGTGGAAGGAAAAGCACCACTTGCTACCggagaggatgatgatgatgaagttccagatcttgtggagaattttgatgaagcTTCCAAGAATGAAGCAAACTGA